CTGGCAGCCCGCGTGGGTGCAGAAGCTCTGGATTCACGTGTGGCCCTCGAGCCGATGGGAGCGGCACAACGCTCTCGGGAGGCTCATCATCCCCGGCATGACCCCCGCCGAGGTCAAGGGCATCCTGGGGCCGCCCTCGCGCGAGGACGAGATGGCGGGGAAGCTGACATGGATGTACCACGATGGCAGCGGAACGGCGGGGCACGATCTGGATGTGGTGTTTGAGGTTCTGGCGTGGGGGCCGGCGGGCCAGAAGGAATTGCGCGTGCGGGAGGTGGTTCAGGACCACGAGTTCGTGCGATTCGGCCCCATCAGCACGGACTACGGGCGGAAGTACTATAGGATCTCAGTCACCCAACCGACCCCGCCGCCTCGGGGCCCCGATGCCCTCCAGTGACGGGGGGGAATGGCCGGGGGTAGCCCGCGAACTTGGGCGAGACGGCCTCAGGCGCGCAGGAGGGTGAAGCGGGGGTTGCTACGGAGAGCGGCATGGAAAGTCAGGGTGGTCTCGGCGCCCGCAGCGGCGTTCGCGCGGCCGAGGTAGTAGTCGGCGAAGTCGCCGGGGCCGACCCGGTAGTCGTTGAGAGCCTGTCGAACCGTGTCATTGTCGGCGATCTCGAACTGAACCGTGATGAGCATCTGCTCCAGCAGAGGCGCGATCTCGCCTCTGGACAAACCATACGCGGCCCTGAGGACCCAGACGAGTTCACACAGGGCAACCGGCTGGATGAGAAGGCTCTCGCTCCGGCTGCGCACGGCCTCGATCTCGCGGACGGCGACGGCAGCTTGTCGGGGGGCGTCCTTCACGATGTAGCGCACGAGGAGGTTGGTGTCGAGCCCCTTCATCTCTTGAGTCTCCCACCCATCGTGCGGATCGCTTCGTTCATCTCCTCGATGGACACGGGCCGCCTGCCGGGGCGATAGAGCATGCCTTCGAGTTCCCGGACATCTACTGTAGCGGGGCGGATCACGATATCACCGTTGTCCTGAACTACAAAGTCCACCCTGTCGCCGGGATGAACCCCGAGGCGGTCGCGGATCACCTTGGGGATGACGAGCTGCCCTTTGGTGGATAGCCTGGCTGCGGCCATTGCTTTCTCCTGACCGGTTGCCTTACCAGCTGATCCGATTCCTACCTGATAGTAAGACTTCTGGGCATCTTTGTCAAGTTCACCCGCGGCCCAACCATCAGCGGCCTCGAATGTCCTGGAACGAGCTCTCGGGGTCGCCGCAGAAGTCCATGGGGCCGGTGAAGCGCTCGGGGCCGATGGCCTTGCCCGACGAGCCGGTGACGAAGAGCTTGACGACGGCGCAGTTCTTGTAGTCGGGCATGGGGACGGCGATGAGGCTGCCGTTGAACTTGAAGGCGGCGTCGCGGAAGGCCTGGTCGCCCGGGTGCATCAGGCCGACCCGGCCGACATCCCAGCCCCGCTTGACGCGGAAGAGGGCGTAGGGGGTGCGGGCGTAGCGGATCTCGTCGGCGCTGTCTATGTGGGGAGTGATGATGCCGGCGACGTAGCCGTCGGGGACGGTGTAGAGCTTGCCGCGGGCGCCGCGCGGGACGCGAAGGGGGTCGGGCTCGAAGCACAGGACGCGCCGGCGGAAGGGCTCGTAGAGGGGCAGGTAGCGGGCGTAGTGGGCGACCAGTTCGTCGTGGGGCCGCCCGTCGCGGGCGATGGTGGGGAAGCAGCCGTGGAGGACGCAGCGGCGCAGGTTCTCGTCGGTGTTCGCCCGGTCGCTCGTCCAGAGGAAGAACATTGGCTTAGCGAGGCAGGCCCAGAAGTATTTCTCCTCCGAGATGTCGCCGTCGCCCTCCAGCAGCACACCGTCCACGTGGCGCATGCAGCGGAGGGTCTGGGGCTTGTTGGCGAACATGGAGAGGGGGCGGCCGAGGGACTTCATGTGCTCCTTGATGCGGCGGGTCAGCTCGTCGTAGGAGAAGTTCACGCTGTAGGCCGGGCGGTTGTCCACCACGGTGAGGCCGTCGTCGTGGGCGAAGTCAATCTCGTAGTGGCGGAAGCAGTCGAGGAAGAAGCCCTTGAGCTGGGGGTACTCGGCGAGGATTTTCTTCGCGGATTCGAGGCAGAACTGGCCGAAGGAGGTGGAAAGGTCGGCGTTCATGTTGTGGCACATGTGCCAGCCGCTGGGGATGGGGTCGCCCTGGGGCGTGCGGCAGATGGCGTCGGGCCACCGCGCCTCGGCTACGGGGCGGAAGCCGTCGGTGTAGTTGAAGTACCAGAACGGGCAGATCCCCGCCTCGGCGATCCTGGTGAGCTGGGCCTGGATGTCTGCACGGGTGTGATAGAGGCTCTCGACGTCGGCCGCGCCCAGCTCGGCGGCGATCTCGGCGGGCGTGTGGCAGTTCACCCAGGCCCACACCTGATAGGCATCCCGCTCGTTCCCCTCCTTGCGCCACTTGTGGTAGAGGCGTTCGAGGGAGTTGATCTTGAGCCAGCGCGCCTGGCCGTCCTGGAAGTAGTCGGAGTAGTAGGAGAAGTGGCCGTGGACCTCCAGGGTCTTGAGGCCGAGGGCCGTGTAGGCTTTGGGGTCGCGGCCCACCTCGATGCCGCCGCACAGGAAGACGCCCTCGGC
The Planctomycetota bacterium genome window above contains:
- a CDS encoding type II toxin-antitoxin system VapC family toxin, with the translated sequence MKGLDTNLLVRYIVKDAPRQAAVAVREIEAVRSRSESLLIQPVALCELVWVLRAAYGLSRGEIAPLLEQMLITVQFEIADNDTVRQALNDYRVGPGDFADYYLGRANAAAGAETTLTFHAALRSNPRFTLLRA
- a CDS encoding AbrB/MazE/SpoVT family DNA-binding domain-containing protein; protein product: MAAARLSTKGQLVIPKVIRDRLGVHPGDRVDFVVQDNGDIVIRPATVDVRELEGMLYRPGRRPVSIEEMNEAIRTMGGRLKR